A section of the Paenibacillus aurantius genome encodes:
- a CDS encoding response regulator — translation MFQVLLVDDEALARNDVKSMLDFESHGFTICGEANSGSMALSMMERLTPHIVILDVSMPVMNGVELSRLIRDQFPRVKMIMLSSYDDYDYVRTCLMNGAMDYLLKHRLNPDSLLALLNKAVQDLRDEDQEQEARRVHTQMIEQLSPVIHREYVANLARDPQAAGEELHAYARENKLYPDSENYGAAAVQLVPFLLLTETLTDVQKNRLVQQAADVMQMAIGDIQRRTVAYVGEGRYIVLFSSADRSEHTAASQMNQAMSSLSHSLEKFLNLKCVHAAGPLCGSLKQLGDSYRKANQAMNDRLHQGSNTPVRRESLAMEEQKQLLLSLEQLNEERMNRILSTLFASLQGYPVYSMTVQIIVSEMLHMVEMLWKRHFPHASKEDNKLFPSRNDLGRIGSLAELEQWLLHYCACLMEELKKQHAGGPYSRHISKATQFIADHYASNISLELVAGELNLNPSYLSRLFKEETQMTFTEYLNHVRIKSSCLLMESGSYALKEISSQVGFFNYTYFFKVFKLITGMTPQAYMDSRKQSNK, via the coding sequence ATGTTTCAAGTATTGTTGGTTGACGATGAAGCCTTGGCCCGTAATGACGTTAAAAGCATGCTGGACTTCGAAAGCCACGGGTTCACCATATGCGGGGAAGCGAACAGCGGGTCGATGGCTCTTTCCATGATGGAGCGGCTGACCCCGCATATTGTCATTCTGGATGTGAGCATGCCGGTCATGAACGGGGTGGAATTGAGCCGCCTGATCCGGGATCAATTTCCCCGGGTGAAGATGATCATGCTCAGCAGCTATGACGATTATGATTATGTCCGGACTTGCCTGATGAACGGGGCTATGGATTATTTGCTCAAGCATCGGCTGAACCCGGATTCCCTACTCGCGCTTCTGAATAAAGCGGTACAAGATTTGCGGGACGAGGACCAGGAGCAGGAGGCGCGCAGAGTCCATACCCAAATGATAGAGCAGCTCAGTCCCGTTATTCATCGCGAGTACGTAGCGAACTTAGCCAGAGATCCGCAAGCAGCCGGGGAAGAGCTGCATGCTTACGCGCGGGAGAATAAGCTTTATCCGGATTCCGAGAATTATGGAGCCGCCGCCGTACAGCTCGTTCCTTTTTTGCTATTGACGGAAACGCTTACCGACGTACAGAAGAACCGGCTGGTGCAGCAGGCGGCCGATGTCATGCAGATGGCGATTGGCGACATTCAGAGGCGAACCGTAGCCTATGTGGGAGAGGGACGCTATATTGTCCTTTTTTCTTCGGCGGATCGAAGTGAGCACACGGCAGCCTCCCAAATGAATCAAGCGATGAGCAGCCTTTCCCATTCCCTTGAGAAGTTCCTTAACTTAAAATGCGTCCACGCGGCAGGGCCGCTATGCGGAAGCTTGAAGCAGCTTGGAGACAGCTACCGCAAGGCCAACCAGGCCATGAATGACAGGCTCCATCAAGGGTCAAATACACCCGTGAGGAGAGAGTCTTTGGCTATGGAAGAGCAGAAGCAGCTGCTGCTTTCTTTGGAGCAACTAAATGAAGAAAGAATGAACCGCATCCTTTCCACCCTATTTGCTTCGCTGCAGGGTTATCCCGTCTACTCCATGACGGTGCAAATCATCGTAAGTGAGATGCTGCATATGGTGGAAATGCTCTGGAAACGACATTTCCCTCACGCTTCCAAGGAGGACAATAAGCTATTTCCTTCCCGAAATGACCTTGGCCGAATAGGAAGCTTGGCCGAACTGGAGCAATGGCTGCTGCACTACTGCGCATGTCTGATGGAGGAGCTTAAGAAACAGCATGCCGGAGGACCTTATTCGCGCCATATTTCGAAAGCCACTCAATTTATTGCAGACCACTATGCTTCCAACATATCTTTGGAACTCGTAGCGGGTGAATTGAATCTTAACCCTTCCTACCTAAGCCGGTTGTTCAAAGAGGAAACCCAAATGACGTTCACCGAGTATTTAAACCACGTTCGCATTAAATCCAGCTGTCTGCTCATGGAATCCGGCTCCTATGCTTTGAAAGAAATCAGCAGCCAGGTCGGTTTTTTTAACTATACTTACTTTTTTAAAGTTTTTAAGCTGATAACCGGTATGACACCGCAGGCTTACATGGATAGCCGGAAACAGTCAAATAAGTAG
- a CDS encoding extracellular solute-binding protein, with amino-acid sequence MKKKWGTVLLSTLVVSGMSLTACSTNKGDEPKSTADAAANGVSADGFPIVKEPIKLKMFTRIAPTNGPFKDMPVFQEYEKKSNIQVEFLEAPTDGFNEKKNLLFASNELPDALYRSGLTPLEAIRYGSAGQLIPLEKLIETYAPNLKKLMDTYPEIRSAITTPEGHIYAIPGIVTVGSARTDKKWMNQAWLKKLNLKEPETTDDLYEVLKAFRDKDPNGNGKQDEIPMTARNGLSIVPIMGGSFGLDFQLGYNINLENDKVNIWMGNDRNKELLMYLNKLYSEKLLDQELFSQKEAQYLAKQGTGSTGFFFDQTNNPMLDTKVNDQYIGIAPLKGPHGDRLQLAAPVPRDFGAFAITSVNKHPEATIRWIDYFFGDEGSTLLRFGRQGENYELRDGIPYYTDAFLATGNQSKITPYAGGGAPHLISEKVASYINPPQVQEAQKKLDPYMPKIRYAAPMFDEQTAQKINVLRNDIDKYYEEQSTKFIAGALSFDKWDEFQSTLKKMKIDELQKLYQDAYDNLKKQK; translated from the coding sequence ATGAAAAAAAAATGGGGGACGGTACTGCTTTCCACCTTGGTTGTTTCCGGCATGTCGCTTACCGCGTGCAGTACGAACAAGGGAGACGAGCCCAAATCTACGGCGGATGCTGCTGCGAATGGGGTGTCTGCGGATGGATTTCCGATTGTCAAAGAACCGATCAAGTTAAAGATGTTCACCAGAATTGCCCCAACCAATGGGCCGTTTAAGGATATGCCGGTGTTCCAGGAATACGAAAAAAAGAGCAATATTCAGGTTGAATTTTTGGAAGCGCCCACGGACGGTTTCAATGAGAAGAAGAATCTGTTGTTTGCCTCGAACGAGCTTCCCGATGCCTTGTACCGCTCCGGTCTTACTCCTTTAGAAGCAATTCGCTATGGTTCGGCCGGTCAATTGATTCCGCTGGAGAAGCTTATTGAAACCTACGCTCCCAACCTGAAAAAGCTGATGGATACCTATCCCGAGATTCGTTCGGCGATTACAACGCCCGAAGGCCATATTTATGCCATCCCGGGAATCGTGACCGTGGGCTCGGCCCGAACCGATAAAAAATGGATGAATCAAGCATGGCTGAAGAAACTGAACCTGAAGGAGCCGGAGACGACGGACGACCTGTACGAAGTGCTGAAGGCTTTCCGGGACAAAGATCCGAATGGCAACGGCAAGCAGGATGAAATCCCTATGACGGCCCGCAACGGCTTGAGTATCGTCCCGATCATGGGCGGATCGTTCGGACTTGATTTCCAGTTGGGTTATAACATCAACCTGGAGAATGACAAGGTTAATATTTGGATGGGAAATGACCGGAATAAAGAATTGTTGATGTACTTGAATAAGCTGTATTCGGAAAAGCTGCTCGATCAAGAGCTGTTCTCCCAGAAGGAAGCTCAATATTTGGCCAAGCAAGGGACGGGCAGCACCGGCTTTTTCTTTGATCAGACGAACAATCCGATGCTGGACACGAAAGTCAATGATCAATATATCGGGATAGCCCCGCTCAAGGGACCGCACGGCGACAGATTGCAGCTGGCTGCCCCAGTACCAAGGGATTTTGGAGCCTTTGCCATCACCTCGGTAAATAAGCATCCGGAGGCCACGATACGTTGGATCGATTATTTCTTCGGAGACGAAGGCTCCACCTTATTGCGGTTCGGCCGTCAAGGAGAGAACTATGAGCTTCGCGATGGAATTCCTTATTATACGGACGCCTTCCTCGCCACGGGCAATCAGTCCAAAATCACCCCGTACGCCGGAGGCGGAGCGCCGCATCTGATCAGCGAGAAGGTGGCTTCCTACATCAATCCGCCGCAGGTTCAGGAGGCTCAAAAGAAACTCGATCCGTACATGCCGAAGATCCGCTACGCGGCCCCTATGTTCGACGAGCAGACGGCTCAAAAAATCAACGTGCTGCGCAACGATATCGACAAATATTACGAGGAGCAGAGCACCAAGTTCATTGCCGGCGCCCTCTCCTTCGATAAGTGGGATGAGTTCCAGTCGACGCTAAAGAAAATGAAAATTGACGAGCTGCAAAAGCTGTACCAGGACGCTTACGACAACCTCAAAAAGCAAAAATAA
- a CDS encoding ABC transporter permease, which translates to MKSTAIPVDAAPRSKSRRLFKSIVSRYDLYLMLLLPIVWYLVFHYGPLYGLQIAFKNFSPAKGILASPWVGLEHFQRFVESYYFWRLLWNTVSINLFSLLFAFPIPILLALLINEIRSKTFSKIVQNVTYIPHFISVVVMVGMLMLFLSPRGGPVNSILQAFGAAPVRFLDSAAWFKTIFIGSNIWQNMGWQSIIYIAALSGVNPQLYEAAKMDGAGRLKRIWHVSVPGILPVIVILLILDVGHFMNVGFEKILLMQNNLNIQSSDVISTFVYTTGILKGEYSYTAAIGLFNSVINLALLVLVNRFARKKAETSLW; encoded by the coding sequence ATGAAAAGTACAGCAATTCCGGTGGACGCTGCGCCTCGATCCAAATCGAGGCGTCTCTTTAAATCCATTGTCAGTCGTTACGATCTCTACCTTATGCTGCTTCTCCCCATCGTATGGTACCTGGTGTTCCATTATGGACCCCTGTACGGTTTGCAAATCGCCTTCAAAAATTTCAGTCCGGCCAAGGGCATCCTGGCCAGCCCATGGGTGGGATTGGAGCATTTTCAGCGGTTCGTAGAATCCTATTACTTCTGGAGACTGCTCTGGAACACCGTATCGATCAATTTGTTTTCCTTGTTGTTTGCCTTTCCGATTCCGATCCTTCTGGCTTTGCTTATCAACGAGATTCGGAGCAAAACGTTCAGCAAGATCGTACAAAACGTGACCTATATCCCGCACTTTATTTCCGTCGTCGTCATGGTGGGCATGCTGATGCTGTTCCTATCTCCGAGGGGAGGGCCGGTGAATTCGATCCTTCAGGCCTTCGGCGCAGCGCCGGTTCGTTTTCTGGATTCGGCGGCATGGTTTAAAACCATCTTCATCGGTTCTAACATATGGCAGAACATGGGCTGGCAATCGATCATTTACATTGCGGCTCTTAGCGGAGTGAATCCGCAGCTGTATGAAGCGGCCAAAATGGATGGAGCCGGCCGGCTCAAGCGCATTTGGCATGTGTCCGTTCCCGGCATTCTGCCGGTCATCGTCATTCTGCTCATTCTGGATGTAGGACACTTCATGAATGTCGGCTTTGAGAAAATTCTCTTAATGCAAAACAATCTCAACATACAATCAAGCGACGTCATCTCTACTTTTGTCTATACGACCGGTATTCTTAAAGGAGAATACAGCTATACAGCGGCCATCGGTTTATTTAACTCCGTCATTAACTTGGCGCTGCTGGTACTGGTAAACCGCTTTGCCCGTAAAAAGGCCGAGACAAGCTTATGGTGA
- a CDS encoding carbohydrate ABC transporter permease, with amino-acid sequence MGEQTVKKRKSDEQLFDTVVNVLAVVILIVVLYPLIFIVSASFSDPALVLNGEVYLLPKHITFEAYKNVFQNEKIWNGYGNTIIYTTVGTAINVLMTTLAAYPLSRRDLPGRGVIMFFITLTMFFSGGLIPSYLLVKSLGMVNTMWALIIPGAIATYNLIVMRTYFQSSIPWEIQEAAHIDGCSNWKLLTHVILPLSKPILAVMVLFYAVGHWNSYFNALIYIRTKELYPLQLVLREVLLVSQADAVDSSVGMESKILLAESIKYVVIIISSLPVLVMYPFVQRHFVKGVMIGSLKG; translated from the coding sequence ATGGGCGAACAAACGGTCAAGAAAAGGAAGTCGGATGAACAACTATTCGATACGGTCGTCAACGTGTTGGCCGTAGTTATTTTAATCGTGGTGCTGTACCCGCTGATCTTCATTGTCAGTGCATCCTTCAGTGATCCGGCACTCGTCTTGAACGGCGAAGTGTATCTTCTGCCTAAACACATTACTTTCGAAGCTTATAAGAACGTTTTTCAGAACGAAAAAATATGGAATGGCTATGGCAACACCATTATTTATACGACCGTCGGCACAGCGATCAATGTGTTGATGACGACTTTAGCGGCCTACCCGCTTTCCAGACGTGACCTGCCCGGGCGGGGAGTCATTATGTTCTTTATTACGCTGACGATGTTTTTCAGCGGGGGTCTTATTCCCTCGTATCTCCTCGTGAAAAGCTTGGGTATGGTCAATACGATGTGGGCGCTTATCATTCCGGGCGCCATTGCCACCTACAATCTGATCGTCATGAGAACCTATTTTCAATCCAGCATCCCTTGGGAGATTCAAGAAGCGGCTCATATCGACGGGTGCTCGAACTGGAAACTGCTTACCCATGTGATCCTGCCCTTGTCCAAGCCGATCTTGGCGGTGATGGTCCTGTTCTATGCTGTAGGTCACTGGAATTCCTACTTCAATGCGCTGATCTATATTCGCACCAAGGAGCTTTACCCGCTGCAGCTCGTGCTGCGCGAAGTACTCCTCGTCAGTCAGGCGGATGCGGTTGACAGCAGTGTCGGGATGGAATCCAAGATTCTGCTGGCCGAAAGCATTAAATATGTCGTCATCATTATTTCCAGCTTGCCGGTGCTGGTGATGTATCCGTTTGTGCAAAGGCATTTCGTGAAGGGCGTCATGATCGGCTCGTTAAAAGGATAA